Within Amycolatopsis sp. cg5, the genomic segment AAGCTCCGTCGCACCGGCGGGGCTACCGACCGGGATGACCATGATCGAGATCTTCGCGGGCTGCGGGCCGAACTCGTCCGGCTGCTTCTGCGAGCCCTTCCACGCGACCTCTTTGACTCCGGCGGCGGTCAGCAAGTCGACCTCGCCCTGCTCCAGCACGCTCGTGCCGACCAGCTGGCCGACGCCGAGCACGTTGTTCTTCGGGTCAGGCTCGCCGCTCGGGTTCGGGATCTTCTCGAGCAGAAGCTCCGACGGCGACTTCGGCTTGGGCGGCGGCGAGTTCTGCGAAGTCGGCGCGGGCGCGGGGGTCTTGTCGGCCTCGGTGTTCTCACCAGACGGCTTGAACAGGAAGTAACCGCCGACACCGAGCCCGGCCAGCACGAGCAGCGCGACCACGACGATGACGGCGATCTTGCCGCCCTTGCCGCGGCCGGTGCGGTCCTCGAAGACCTCGGGACCCTGCTTCACCCATTCCGAGCTGCCCGCCGGCGCGATCGGCGGGAAGTCGGAGCCACCCCACGGCGGCGCGACGTCCTGGTCCGGCGCGTTCCACGCGGGCTGCTGCTGGTACTGCTGCGGCTGCTGGAAACCACCCGCGGGGGAGTGCGGCTGCTGGAAGCCACCGGCGGGCGAGTTCGGCACGACCTGGGTGCGGTTCGGGTCGGCGTGCTGCTGTTGCTGCCAGGAGTTCACGACCTGCGTGCGCTCCGGCGCGACATCCGCGCTCGACACGATCTGCGTCGACTCCGCGCTGGGGTTTCCCTGCGGCGGGCTGACCGGCGCGATGATCTGCGTCGACTCGGCGTTGGGCTGCTGCGGGTTCTGCTGGCTCGGCTGGTTTTGCTGGTTTTGCTGCGGGGCCTGCGGCTGCTGATACTGCTGTTGCTGGGGCTGCTGCGGCGCCTGTGCCTGCTGCTGGCCGGAGTCGCCGTACGCGACGGCTGACGACAGCACCTGGTCACGGCGGACGCGGTAGTCGTCGGCGGAGAGGCGGCCCGATGCGAGCTCCTCGTCCAGATTGCGCAGTTCCTCCTGCCAGGACAAGGCAAGCCCCCTTATCTTTTAGTGCCCAGACGGCGCACTCCCGGCCGTCGTGATACCACTTAGTACGGTGACGTGAGCATTGTGCACGTCCGCGCCATGGCGCGCAGGCGCGGGTCCAATCGTGACCTGCTACTTCCCCGGCAGTGTTTTCTGGATCTCCGCCACCGTCTTGGCCAGCCGCTGGTTGAGCGCCGCGGCGTTCCCGCCGAGGTCCTGCGAGACCCACGCCGTCACCGCGAGATCC encodes:
- a CDS encoding flagellar basal body-associated protein FliL, whose protein sequence is MSWQEELRNLDEELASGRLSADDYRVRRDQVLSSAVAYGDSGQQQAQAPQQPQQQQYQQPQAPQQNQQNQPSQQNPQQPNAESTQIIAPVSPPQGNPSAESTQIVSSADVAPERTQVVNSWQQQQHADPNRTQVVPNSPAGGFQQPHSPAGGFQQPQQYQQQPAWNAPDQDVAPPWGGSDFPPIAPAGSSEWVKQGPEVFEDRTGRGKGGKIAVIVVVALLVLAGLGVGGYFLFKPSGENTEADKTPAPAPTSQNSPPPKPKSPSELLLEKIPNPSGEPDPKNNVLGVGQLVGTSVLEQGEVDLLTAAGVKEVAWKGSQKQPDEFGPQPAKISIMVIPVGSPAGATELLKQLRAYQAANGFTLISEPLPEMPESVALHKKTGDTSGIYRGTWVSGDNVIRVSIDQQFPTDKIEDEKALSGSYQRAVKKTLTPFPAS